A single window of Polaribacter sp. SA4-10 DNA harbors:
- a CDS encoding phage tail protein, with the protein MADDGSNEDAIWPMPKFRFEVDLGIELKGVAFQELSGMDVENQIIEYRKGNSKLFSTEKMPGIVKYGNITMKRGVFVNDNTFWEWHKEISMNTIKRRTVLIKLLDENGKVTIQWQLNNAWPTKITSTDLKSDGNEVAVDTLEIAHEQLIITNSK; encoded by the coding sequence ATGGCAGACGATGGTAGTAATGAAGATGCAATATGGCCGATGCCTAAATTTAGGTTTGAAGTCGACTTAGGAATTGAACTCAAGGGCGTTGCCTTTCAAGAACTTTCTGGGATGGATGTTGAAAATCAAATAATTGAATATCGCAAAGGCAACAGCAAACTTTTTTCTACAGAAAAAATGCCAGGAATAGTAAAATATGGAAATATTACTATGAAAAGAGGCGTTTTTGTAAATGATAATACTTTTTGGGAATGGCATAAAGAAATTTCAATGAATACTATTAAGCGACGTACAGTTCTTATTAAGTTACTAGATGAAAATGGGAAAGTAACGATTCAATGGCAATTAAATAATGCTTGGCCTACAAAAATTACAAGCACAGATCTTAAGTCGGACGGAAACGAAGTTGCTGTTGATACATTAGAAATAGCACACGAACAATTAATAATTACGAATAGCAAATAA
- a CDS encoding amidase: MNNSKNSISRREMCSLIGLGIVGLTLPFGCMSSAKNFNLANIHFKNLYEVADLIKNKTISSVELTQLMLDRIESIDKRLHSYITIMSEYSLKRAKMADEQLLKGNYQGPLHGVPIAVKDLIFTKNAPTTGGHSFYKDFIPEYNATVFEKLENAGAIILGKLNLTEGAMAGYHSDFEIPINPWEEQHWAGASSSGSGVATAAGLCFGSLGTDTGGSIRFPSMANGVVGLKPTFGRVSKYGVLPLSDSLDHVGPLTRCVKDTAIMFDVISGYDEKDPNSINKPASNLSAELTKGINGLRIGLDESYIADGVDKEIVDSILNAVDKLEELGAEIVRFKIPWDKNALGGIWFNVCTPEAVIAHKINYPSKEDLYGPYFRDFLAYGKSVSKKDYEDAKLAKETFKKEFLKIFNNVDVIVAPAGTLPEGITHEIQRGGMEAFSPYEAAGNMHFATPANLAGTPAITFQCGKSNEGYPHSLQLMGAPFSESILCRLGYEFEQATEWHKRHPAI; this comes from the coding sequence ATGAATAATTCGAAAAATAGTATTTCCAGAAGAGAAATGTGTTCCTTAATTGGATTAGGTATTGTTGGGCTTACACTTCCTTTTGGTTGCATGTCTTCAGCTAAGAATTTCAATTTAGCAAATATTCATTTTAAAAACCTCTATGAGGTAGCCGATCTTATTAAAAATAAAACAATTAGCTCAGTTGAATTGACTCAATTAATGTTAGATCGTATAGAAAGTATTGATAAAAGATTGCATAGTTATATTACTATTATGAGTGAATATTCATTAAAAAGAGCTAAAATGGCTGATGAGCAGTTATTAAAAGGGAATTATCAAGGTCCTTTACATGGTGTTCCAATAGCAGTAAAAGATTTAATCTTTACAAAAAATGCCCCAACAACTGGAGGTCATTCTTTTTATAAGGACTTTATTCCTGAATATAATGCAACTGTCTTTGAAAAATTAGAGAACGCTGGAGCTATAATTCTGGGTAAATTAAATCTTACTGAAGGTGCTATGGCAGGATATCATAGTGACTTTGAAATTCCCATAAACCCGTGGGAAGAGCAACATTGGGCTGGTGCTTCTTCAAGCGGTTCTGGTGTAGCCACTGCTGCTGGACTATGTTTTGGTTCACTTGGTACAGATACTGGAGGCTCTATTCGTTTTCCTTCAATGGCAAATGGCGTTGTTGGACTCAAACCAACTTTTGGCAGAGTTAGTAAATATGGTGTTTTACCTTTAAGTGATTCTCTTGATCATGTTGGTCCACTTACTCGATGTGTGAAAGACACGGCTATTATGTTTGATGTAATTAGTGGTTATGACGAAAAAGATCCAAACTCTATAAATAAACCTGCTTCAAATTTAAGTGCTGAACTAACAAAGGGAATAAATGGCCTCAGAATAGGATTGGATGAAAGTTATATTGCCGATGGTGTTGATAAGGAGATTGTTGACAGCATATTGAATGCAGTTGATAAATTAGAGGAATTAGGTGCAGAAATTGTAAGATTTAAAATTCCTTGGGACAAAAATGCTCTGGGTGGAATTTGGTTTAATGTCTGCACACCAGAGGCTGTGATTGCTCATAAAATTAATTATCCATCAAAAGAAGATTTGTATGGACCGTATTTTCGTGATTTCCTTGCTTATGGTAAATCTGTATCTAAAAAAGATTACGAAGATGCCAAATTAGCTAAAGAGACATTTAAGAAGGAATTTTTAAAAATATTTAATAATGTTGATGTTATAGTGGCTCCTGCAGGAACTTTACCAGAAGGGATTACTCATGAAATTCAAAGAGGAGGTATGGAAGCTTTTAGTCCTTATGAAGCAGCTGGTAATATGCACTTTGCTACACCTGCTAATCTTGCAGGAACTCCTGCAATTACATTTCAATGTGGAAAATCGAATGAAGGATATCCTCATAGTTTACAACTAATGGGAGCTCCATTTAGTGAATCTATTTTATGCAGATTGGGTTATGAATTTGAACAAGCCACAGAATGGCATAAACGGCATCCAGCAATTTGA
- a CDS encoding TIR domain-containing protein, with protein MGLLEWLFGAEENNNERRKKVFISFAIEDIQYRNYLVEQAKKKNSPFYFIDMSAKKAWKQSEWKKRCRTKIKQCDGVIALLSKKTHLAGGARWEIQCAREEEVKIIGMHIFKNNKGAIPTELKGKRVIEWNWNNLEKFINQL; from the coding sequence ATGGGACTGTTAGAATGGCTATTTGGAGCCGAAGAAAATAACAATGAGAGGCGCAAAAAAGTTTTTATAAGTTTTGCCATTGAGGATATTCAATATAGAAATTATTTAGTTGAACAAGCAAAAAAGAAAAACTCACCCTTCTACTTCATTGATATGTCAGCAAAAAAAGCCTGGAAACAAAGTGAATGGAAGAAGAGATGTAGAACAAAAATTAAGCAATGTGATGGTGTAATCGCACTGTTAAGTAAAAAAACACATCTTGCTGGAGGTGCAAGATGGGAAATTCAATGCGCTAGAGAAGAAGAAGTAAAAATTATAGGAATGCATATTTTTAAAAATAACAAAGGAGCTATTCCTACAGAATTAAAAGGCAAAAGAGTAATTGAATGGAACTGGAATAACTTAGAAAAATTTATTAACCAATTATAA
- a CDS encoding TIR domain-containing protein has translation MANPRAFISFDFDNNSGQKLYFVGQSKNSKTPFNIEDWSSKTHLPQKEWEKLIHGKINNCNMLIVLVGKSMSTATGVAKEISFAKEHNVPVFGVYVDGASTSSNLPTGLQRNRTIAWDWAKIAAAIDQCMTEGKNK, from the coding sequence ATGGCAAACCCTAGAGCATTTATCAGTTTTGATTTTGACAATAATAGTGGACAAAAACTTTATTTTGTTGGACAATCAAAAAATTCCAAAACACCTTTTAACATAGAAGATTGGAGTTCTAAAACACATCTACCTCAAAAAGAATGGGAAAAGTTAATTCACGGAAAAATTAACAACTGTAATATGTTAATTGTACTAGTTGGAAAAAGTATGTCCACCGCTACTGGTGTGGCAAAAGAAATTTCCTTTGCAAAGGAACATAATGTGCCTGTTTTTGGAGTTTATGTTGATGGCGCTAGCACATCTTCAAATTTGCCTACAGGATTACAAAGAAATAGAACAATTGCTTGGGATTGGGCAAAAATCGCAGCTGCTATAGACCAATGTATGACCGAAGGAAAAAATAAATAG
- a CDS encoding caspase family protein, whose amino-acid sequence MKKALVIGINNYPTAPLKGAINDAKDISNLLKTNGTDSKNFEVKFYDDIQTRGELMKLIVAFFDVNIEADMGLLYFAGHGYVNELGGFIVTPDHESYNEGIAMNDILGFANKSKIRNKVIILDCCKSGKFGDPNENGSITPIETGTTILTSSRKNEPSKEINGHGVFTNLLIEGLKGGAADVRGHISPGGLYAYIDQALGAHEQRPVFKTNVTEFVELRSVIPQVPLSTLRKLTEYFHSPSDNLQLDPSFEDTNSNDVEHKVIEPFAKPENVAIFKNLQKLEGVGLIVPVGEEHMYFAAMHSKKCKLTSLGHHYWRLVSENRI is encoded by the coding sequence ATGAAAAAAGCGCTAGTAATAGGAATAAACAATTACCCAACAGCACCACTCAAAGGGGCCATAAATGACGCAAAAGATATTTCAAACCTTCTAAAGACTAATGGGACTGATTCTAAGAATTTCGAAGTAAAGTTTTATGATGACATTCAAACAAGGGGTGAGCTAATGAAACTTATTGTAGCTTTTTTTGATGTTAATATTGAAGCAGATATGGGCCTTTTGTATTTTGCAGGTCATGGTTATGTAAATGAATTAGGTGGCTTCATAGTAACACCAGATCATGAAAGCTATAATGAAGGAATAGCTATGAATGATATTTTAGGTTTTGCTAACAAGTCGAAAATAAGAAACAAGGTGATAATCCTTGATTGTTGTAAATCCGGAAAATTTGGAGACCCTAATGAAAATGGTAGTATTACACCAATTGAAACAGGAACAACAATACTTACTTCCTCTAGAAAAAATGAGCCATCAAAAGAAATAAATGGTCATGGTGTTTTCACGAATCTTTTAATAGAGGGCTTAAAAGGAGGTGCAGCAGATGTTAGAGGACATATTTCCCCTGGTGGTTTGTATGCATATATTGATCAGGCTCTAGGTGCCCACGAGCAAAGACCTGTTTTTAAAACTAATGTTACTGAGTTTGTTGAATTAAGAAGTGTAATCCCTCAAGTTCCACTCAGCACTCTTCGAAAACTAACTGAATATTTTCATTCTCCTTCAGACAACTTGCAATTAGATCCCTCATTTGAGGATACCAACTCAAATGATGTTGAGCATAAAGTAATAGAACCTTTCGCTAAACCAGAGAATGTAGCAATTTTTAAAAATCTTCAAAAATTAGAAGGTGTAGGTTTAATAGTTCCAGTTGGTGAAGAGCATATGTATTTTGCAGCGATGCACTCTAAAAAGTGTAAACTCACTTCTTTAGGACATCATTATTGGAGATTAGTTAGTGAAAATAGAATATAA
- a CDS encoding DNA/RNA non-specific endonuclease: MKGYNIYFLGERNVVKMPDYKEFIDDIAINNETSKYELDYIYYSVIQSKSRRVPIISASNIYRTKFGKVDRSGNFKKDNRLNDGEQLTSNDYKRFNTIKAAAIEKGHMTKREDVQWDLKGVEEDAQKAAISTFFYPNAAPQHDSLNNGPWKYLENSVIIKGRVPNPAKVSVFTGPVLDNLDPEFKVKLHDGTIFKIPILFWKVIYYLKDDSKLYKAGFLMGQINPLKKDDLINEIGFREFGVEEKISSLKPFLEFKEDENYQVPVSLIEELTKLKFQDAIDCHENVKPTILKLEEVQIRSFEDTLLDQEPTYEIDGLLV; the protein is encoded by the coding sequence ATGAAGGGGTATAATATTTATTTTTTGGGAGAGAGGAATGTGGTCAAAATGCCTGATTACAAGGAGTTTATTGATGACATTGCAATTAATAATGAAACTTCAAAATATGAATTAGATTATATCTATTACAGTGTAATACAGAGTAAAAGCAGAAGGGTTCCTATTATTAGTGCTAGTAACATTTATAGAACTAAATTCGGAAAAGTTGACAGGTCGGGTAATTTTAAGAAAGATAATAGACTGAATGACGGAGAGCAACTAACGTCAAACGACTATAAGCGTTTTAATACAATTAAAGCAGCAGCCATTGAAAAAGGCCACATGACAAAAAGAGAAGATGTTCAATGGGATTTAAAAGGAGTTGAAGAGGATGCACAAAAAGCAGCAATAAGTACATTCTTTTATCCTAATGCAGCTCCCCAACATGATTCTTTAAACAATGGACCTTGGAAATATTTAGAAAACTCAGTTATTATTAAAGGTCGAGTTCCTAATCCTGCAAAAGTCTCAGTTTTTACAGGCCCAGTATTGGATAATTTAGATCCTGAATTCAAAGTAAAGCTTCATGATGGAACAATATTTAAAATCCCCATTTTATTTTGGAAGGTAATCTATTATTTAAAGGATGATAGTAAACTTTATAAAGCAGGTTTTCTTATGGGACAAATTAATCCATTAAAAAAAGACGATCTGATTAATGAAATTGGTTTTCGAGAATTTGGAGTAGAAGAGAAAATATCTTCGCTCAAACCATTTCTTGAATTTAAGGAGGATGAGAATTATCAAGTTCCCGTTTCTTTAATAGAAGAACTCACAAAGTTAAAGTTTCAAGATGCCATTGATTGTCATGAGAATGTCAAACCAACAATTCTAAAATTGGAGGAAGTCCAAATCAGAAGTTTTGAAGATACCTTACTTGATCAAGAACCCACTTATGAAATTGATGGCTTATTAGTGTAA
- a CDS encoding toll/interleukin-1 receptor domain-containing protein, translating to MSIYTSNYLKNLSQRKTVLFSEQVLNESKKTHTSFDIFLSHSFLDKDEVEGLYIELTNQGYSVYVDWIIDPHLDRTNVTKASAKLIQNRLKISRSLLLAISTNATVSKWMPWELGYVDGNTNKCAIIPVSRSEYAPNSYAGAEYLTIYPFIKKVPTSGLGEKLFVIEESLKYIIFDNWIKLGEQPKAQTINIF from the coding sequence ATGTCTATATATACAAGTAATTATTTAAAAAATCTATCTCAACGAAAGACAGTACTTTTTAGTGAACAAGTGCTGAATGAAAGTAAAAAGACTCATACGAGTTTTGATATTTTTCTTTCACATAGTTTTCTTGATAAAGATGAAGTCGAAGGTTTATATATTGAATTAACTAACCAAGGTTATTCTGTCTATGTTGATTGGATTATTGACCCTCATTTAGATAGAACAAATGTGACAAAAGCATCTGCAAAATTAATTCAGAATAGATTAAAAATTTCTAGATCATTATTACTTGCAATTTCAACTAATGCTACCGTTTCGAAATGGATGCCGTGGGAATTAGGATATGTTGATGGAAACACAAATAAATGTGCAATTATACCTGTATCTAGAAGTGAATATGCTCCGAATTCATATGCTGGAGCTGAATATTTAACCATTTATCCTTTCATAAAAAAAGTTCCAACATCTGGGTTAGGAGAAAAGCTCTTTGTGATTGAAGAATCTCTCAAATATATAATTTTCGATAATTGGATTAAATTAGGAGAGCAACCAAAAGCACAAACAATAAATATTTTCTAA
- a CDS encoding DUF2723 domain-containing protein has product MTSINFKKWNIILGWVAFAIALITYSLTLEPTVSAWDCGEYISTSVKLEVGHPPGAPLFQMLGAFFAMFTSELSEIAKMVNFMSALASAFTILFMFWTITNLAKKLALKTGEISEGKYIAILGSSLVGSLAYTFSDSFWFSAVEGEVYAMSSFLMALLFWLGLKWESEIETARGNKWLILISFVVGLSFGVHILSLLVIPAIVMLYFFKTYKNINLKTTAIATVISVITLMFVFKFLFPFTLKFFSASELFFINSIGLPYNSGSVIAFIILIALFFFGLKYTRKHQKITANTLILSVLFIMIGFSSWMMLPIRANANTTINENNPSSARELLAYYDREQYGDANVFYDTYYSNDRTPNAENPYKDDKPKYEQINGKYVIVNNYKNVIPNYSDKHKGFIPRMVNPASEKMYKAIAGIPANSKRRPTFAENIRFMMSYQFGYMYGRYFMWNFTGRQNDKQGNLDVFNGNWISGIDFIDEARLGSQKKLPSQVTENKGRNKYYFLPLILGLIGLFYQIKWDKENFFTLFLFFAFTGFAIIFYTNPRPFEPRERDYAIVGSFYIFAIWIGFGVLALYDYLKDFANKKAVAIAVSVISLLAVPTLMASQNWDDHDRSNRYTTHLNAQAYLESCDPNAIMFTIGDNDTFPLWYMQEVEGIRTDIKLVNTSLFATDWYIDQMKRKTYDAAPIPSQLTHDQYKYGTLDVAYSVEHPRYKDSVMTIKNFMRWIASDSEATYVETENGIAEKYYPTNIIRIPVDKEKVLKNGIVAQKDADKILDYIDITIDDRALFKNRILMLDIIANNNWEHPIYFTGGANADEEYIWLKDYLQLDGLAYKFVPIKTPMGERSLFDMGRIDPEKMYTNIQKWNWRNIDDGEIYLDEQTKRNAISMRNSLMRLSEAFAKEGDTLKAIEVLDLSLKKMPIEDFDHYSLSLGYPEMYFKLGNIEKGKQTAETLIRLFKEKAVWLSTFAEEDTELIFDEIDTTLYMYRNAIGQVEKEGNDKDYLSKLQDEFIETVKLFNHLMPDED; this is encoded by the coding sequence ATGACATCAATAAACTTTAAAAAATGGAACATCATTCTTGGGTGGGTTGCATTTGCAATAGCATTAATCACCTACTCTTTAACACTAGAACCAACCGTTAGTGCTTGGGATTGTGGAGAATACATCTCTACATCTGTAAAATTAGAAGTTGGTCACCCTCCTGGAGCTCCATTATTTCAAATGTTGGGTGCCTTTTTTGCAATGTTTACATCTGAGCTATCTGAAATAGCAAAAATGGTAAACTTCATGTCTGCTTTAGCAAGTGCATTTACTATTTTGTTTATGTTTTGGACAATTACCAATCTTGCAAAAAAATTAGCTTTAAAAACAGGAGAAATCTCAGAAGGAAAATATATTGCTATTTTAGGTAGTAGTTTAGTGGGTTCTTTGGCCTATACTTTTTCAGATAGTTTCTGGTTTAGTGCTGTGGAAGGAGAGGTGTATGCAATGTCATCATTTTTAATGGCATTATTGTTTTGGTTAGGATTAAAATGGGAAAGTGAAATTGAGACTGCTAGAGGAAATAAATGGTTAATATTAATCAGTTTTGTCGTTGGTTTATCTTTTGGTGTGCACATACTTTCTTTGTTGGTAATTCCTGCAATAGTAATGCTCTACTTCTTTAAAACGTATAAAAACATCAACCTAAAAACAACAGCCATTGCAACGGTAATTTCTGTTATTACGTTAATGTTTGTTTTTAAATTTTTATTTCCTTTTACATTAAAGTTCTTTAGTGCATCTGAGTTATTTTTTATCAATTCTATTGGTTTACCATACAATTCTGGAAGTGTTATTGCTTTTATCATCTTGATTGCCTTATTTTTCTTCGGATTAAAATACACACGTAAGCATCAAAAAATTACAGCAAACACATTAATTCTATCTGTTTTATTTATTATGATTGGCTTCTCTTCTTGGATGATGTTACCAATTAGAGCAAATGCAAATACCACCATTAATGAAAACAATCCTTCTAGTGCTCGTGAATTACTAGCCTATTATGATAGAGAACAATATGGAGATGCAAATGTGTTTTATGATACGTACTATTCTAATGACAGAACTCCGAATGCAGAAAACCCATATAAAGATGATAAACCTAAGTATGAACAAATAAATGGCAAATATGTAATTGTTAACAATTACAAAAATGTAATACCAAATTACTCTGATAAGCACAAGGGGTTTATACCGAGAATGGTAAACCCTGCATCAGAAAAAATGTATAAAGCGATTGCTGGAATTCCTGCAAATAGTAAACGTAGACCCACTTTTGCAGAAAACATAAGGTTTATGATGAGTTATCAGTTTGGGTACATGTATGGTCGTTATTTTATGTGGAATTTTACGGGTAGACAGAATGATAAACAAGGAAATCTAGATGTTTTTAACGGAAACTGGATTAGTGGAATTGACTTTATTGATGAAGCTAGATTAGGTTCTCAGAAAAAACTTCCATCACAAGTAACTGAAAATAAAGGAAGAAATAAATACTATTTCCTACCGCTTATTTTAGGACTAATTGGTTTGTTTTATCAAATAAAATGGGACAAAGAAAACTTCTTTACATTATTTTTATTCTTTGCGTTTACAGGTTTTGCCATTATTTTTTACACAAACCCTAGACCTTTTGAGCCAAGAGAAAGAGATTACGCTATTGTAGGAAGTTTTTATATTTTTGCCATCTGGATTGGCTTTGGTGTACTTGCTTTGTATGACTATTTAAAAGATTTTGCCAATAAAAAAGCCGTTGCAATTGCGGTTTCTGTAATCTCTTTATTAGCAGTTCCAACTTTAATGGCTTCCCAAAATTGGGATGATCATGACAGGTCTAACAGATATACAACCCATTTAAACGCACAAGCTTATTTAGAATCTTGCGATCCAAATGCAATTATGTTTACCATTGGAGATAATGATACGTTCCCACTTTGGTACATGCAAGAAGTTGAAGGAATTAGAACGGATATTAAACTAGTGAATACAAGCCTTTTTGCGACCGATTGGTATATAGACCAAATGAAACGAAAAACGTATGACGCAGCTCCTATTCCATCGCAATTAACGCACGATCAATACAAATACGGAACGCTAGATGTTGCCTATTCTGTAGAACATCCAAGATATAAGGATTCTGTGATGACCATTAAAAACTTTATGAGATGGATTGCTTCTGATAGTGAAGCAACCTATGTTGAAACAGAAAATGGAATTGCAGAAAAATATTACCCAACTAATATCATTAGAATTCCTGTTGATAAAGAAAAAGTCTTAAAAAACGGAATTGTAGCTCAAAAAGATGCTGATAAAATTTTAGATTATATTGATATTACTATTGATGATAGAGCGCTGTTTAAAAACAGAATTTTAATGTTAGATATTATTGCCAATAATAATTGGGAGCATCCTATTTATTTTACGGGTGGCGCAAATGCAGATGAAGAATATATCTGGTTAAAAGATTATTTACAATTAGATGGTTTGGCATATAAATTTGTACCTATTAAAACACCAATGGGAGAGAGAAGCTTGTTTGATATGGGAAGAATTGACCCAGAAAAAATGTATACAAATATTCAGAAATGGAATTGGAGAAACATAGATGATGGTGAAATTTATTTAGATGAACAAACCAAAAGAAATGCTATTTCTATGCGTAATAGTTTAATGCGTTTATCTGAAGCTTTTGCAAAAGAAGGAGACACATTAAAAGCAATTGAAGTATTAGATCTAAGCTTAAAAAAAATGCCAATTGAAGATTTTGATCATTATAGCTTGTCTTTAGGGTATCCAGAAATGTATTTTAAACTGGGTAATATTGAAAAAGGAAAACAAACTGCAGAAACCTTAATTAGGTTATTTAAAGAAAAAGCAGTTTGGTTAAGTACTTTTGCAGAAGAAGATACAGAGCTAATTTTTGATGAGATTGATACTACTTTGTACATGTACAGAAATGCTATTGGTCAAGTTGAAAAAGAAGGCAATGACAAAGATTATTTAAGTAAATTACAAGACGAATTTATTGAAACTGTAAAACTTTTTAATCATCTAATGCCAGATGAAGACTAA
- a CDS encoding polysaccharide deacetylase family protein: MKTYFTKTPAIFMRFFSNYTWRFSLDKKEIYLTFDDGPTPEITHFVLDQLQKYSAKATFFCIGKNIKKHPEIFHQIISDGHSVGNHTNNHLNGWKNNNATFLENTLECENVILSTVDNFKNSKFKTQNSKLFRPPYGKIKKSQAKELIKNNYKIIMWSVLSADFDTSISKDKCLDNVLKNTKNGSIIVFHDSIKAAEKLKFTLPKVLEYYAKKGVVFKAI, from the coding sequence ATGAAAACATATTTTACCAAAACGCCAGCTATTTTTATGAGATTTTTCTCAAATTATACTTGGCGTTTTTCTTTGGATAAAAAAGAGATCTACTTAACGTTTGATGATGGCCCAACGCCAGAAATTACCCATTTTGTTTTAGATCAATTACAAAAATACAGTGCAAAAGCTACTTTTTTTTGCATTGGAAAAAACATAAAAAAGCATCCTGAAATCTTTCATCAAATTATTTCTGATGGACATTCTGTGGGAAATCACACAAACAATCATTTAAATGGTTGGAAAAATAATAACGCCACTTTTCTTGAAAACACTTTAGAGTGTGAAAATGTCATTTTGAGCACAGTTGATAATTTTAAAAACTCAAAATTTAAAACTCAGAACTCGAAACTATTTAGACCGCCTTATGGAAAAATAAAAAAGAGTCAGGCAAAAGAACTTATAAAAAACAACTATAAGATTATTATGTGGAGTGTTTTAAGTGCAGATTTTGATACCTCTATTTCTAAAGACAAGTGTTTAGATAATGTTTTAAAAAACACCAAAAACGGAAGTATTATTGTTTTTCATGATAGCATAAAAGCTGCTGAAAAATTGAAATTTACGTTACCTAAAGTACTAGAATATTACGCTAAAAAAGGTGTTGTTTTTAAAGCGATTTAG
- a CDS encoding co-chaperone YbbN, which produces MTKFGELISVEKPVLIDFYTDWDEVENSLDTLRNVAAALGDKAKVIKIDIKKNEILAEALRVKGNPTFMIYKDGEMKWRQTGLQDAQTLIGLVQQYL; this is translated from the coding sequence ATGACAAAATTTGGTGAATTAATTAGTGTTGAGAAACCTGTTTTAATCGATTTTTATACAGATTGGGATGAGGTTGAAAACAGTTTAGATACCTTAAGAAATGTTGCTGCCGCTTTAGGAGATAAGGCAAAAGTGATAAAAATTGACATTAAAAAGAATGAAATTCTTGCAGAAGCTCTGCGTGTAAAAGGAAATCCAACGTTTATGATTTATAAAGACGGTGAGATGAAATGGCGTCAAACAGGTTTGCAAGACGCACAAACACTTATAGGTTTAGTGCAACAGTACCTTTAA
- a CDS encoding metallophosphoesterase, which yields MPRWIFPLIILTVVIVLVEFYAFQAIKTISKNKIIQFSWLIVSFLVYVNFFYIALTYSRSDGQTPQFQWAVGLLITFLLPKIVLLLFMFGEDIFRGIQKTISVVSSSDTAPLAGRRKFVSQLALGIAAIPFASFIYGIVQGKYNYKVLKYQLSFKDLPAAFDGFTITQISDIHSGSFTNKKKIQYGVDLINQQKSDVMLFTGDLVNNKSDEMNNWIDVFDKLEAKEGKYSILGNHDYGDYMDWESEEAKAQNFQDVKEVHKKIGFDLLLDEHRYLEKDGQKIALVGVENWGKGFNQAGDLERASANIKKEDFKILMSHDPSHWEYKVKENDFNYQLTLSGHTHGLQMGIEIPGWFKWSPSKYAYKQWAGLYEEFGRYINVNRGFGYHAFPGRVGIWPEITVIELKKA from the coding sequence ATGCCACGTTGGATTTTTCCATTAATCATATTAACCGTAGTTATTGTTCTTGTAGAGTTTTATGCTTTTCAAGCCATAAAAACCATCAGTAAAAATAAAATCATACAATTCTCTTGGTTAATTGTTAGTTTTCTAGTGTATGTAAATTTCTTTTATATCGCATTAACGTATTCTAGGAGTGATGGTCAAACTCCGCAGTTTCAATGGGCCGTTGGTTTATTGATTACTTTTTTATTACCAAAAATTGTTCTTTTGCTCTTTATGTTTGGCGAAGATATTTTTAGAGGAATTCAGAAAACAATTTCAGTAGTTTCTAGTAGTGATACTGCCCCACTTGCAGGAAGAAGAAAATTTGTTTCACAATTAGCTTTAGGTATTGCTGCAATTCCTTTTGCCTCTTTTATTTATGGAATTGTTCAAGGAAAATACAACTACAAAGTTTTAAAATATCAATTAAGTTTTAAAGATTTGCCAGCAGCTTTTGATGGTTTTACAATCACTCAAATTTCAGACATTCATTCTGGTAGTTTCACCAACAAAAAGAAAATACAATATGGTGTAGATTTAATTAACCAGCAAAAATCTGATGTAATGTTGTTTACAGGAGATCTTGTAAATAACAAATCTGATGAAATGAATAATTGGATTGATGTTTTTGATAAGCTAGAAGCCAAAGAAGGTAAATATTCAATTCTAGGAAATCATGATTATGGAGATTATATGGATTGGGAAAGTGAAGAAGCTAAAGCGCAGAATTTTCAAGATGTAAAAGAGGTTCATAAAAAAATTGGGTTCGATTTATTATTAGATGAACACAGGTATTTAGAAAAAGACGGACAAAAAATTGCACTTGTTGGTGTAGAAAATTGGGGAAAAGGCTTTAACCAAGCAGGAGATCTAGAAAGAGCATCAGCAAATATTAAAAAAGAAGATTTTAAAATATTAATGTCTCATGATCCAAGTCATTGGGAATACAAAGTAAAAGAGAACGATTTTAATTATCAACTTACCCTAAGCGGTCATACACATGGTTTACAAATGGGAATCGAAATTCCTGGTTGGTTTAAATGGAGTCCATCAAAATACGCATATAAACAATGGGCAGGATTGTATGAAGAGTTTGGAAGATATATAAATGTAAATAGAGGTTTTGGTTATCATGCCTTTCCTGGTAGAGTAGGTATTTGGCCAGAAATAACCGTTATAGAATTGAAGAAAGCTTGA